A portion of the Anaerolineae bacterium genome contains these proteins:
- a CDS encoding Ig-like domain-containing protein, with the protein MVRKLTSRPLVLVLVAMALVLAYIPALAQQDGGDWLTTSDRGMVGISSPAAGATLSGTVDIEGTALSNNFNYYKVEYSIDGANWISVVDDYAIETQVAEGVLASWDTTAVDNADYWLRAVVVDNTGNFVASSPVQVTVAN; encoded by the coding sequence ATGGTCCGAAAGCTTACCAGCAGACCGCTTGTATTGGTTCTCGTCGCCATGGCACTGGTGCTCGCCTACATCCCGGCCCTCGCTCAGCAGGATGGCGGCGACTGGCTGACCACCAGTGACCGGGGCATGGTCGGCATCTCCAGCCCCGCCGCTGGCGCGACCCTCTCCGGCACCGTGGACATCGAGGGCACCGCCCTGTCCAACAACTTCAACTACTACAAGGTCGAGTACTCTATTGACGGGGCCAACTGGATCAGCGTGGTCGATGACTACGCCATCGAGACCCAGGTGGCCGAGGGCGTCCTAGCCTCCTGGGACACCACCGCCGTGGATAACGCCGACTACTGGCTGCGCGCCGTGGTGGTGGACAACACCGGCAACTTCGTCGCTTCCTCCCCCGTCCAGGTGACGGTGGCGAACTGA